DNA from Actinomycetota bacterium:
TCCGGGACCCTGTCCTGCAGGTCCTGTTCCGTCTCCTCTTGGCATTTCCCCTCCTTTTAACTGAATTGTTTTAATTTTAATCTTTTATTAATATATTTTATATTCTATTTTGATTCTTTTCTATCTTCAGATATTTTTCCTATACATCTTCTATGGGTTTTTTATGTATGATGGCATTCGCCTTTCTCAACACCCATGCCTTTTCCGCTTCCCGGCTCACAAACACTGTCCTTTTTTTCAAGTTCATTATTTATGTATGCCTTTACTACATCGTCGGAAACACCTTCAATACCAACATAGCATTCAATATTATACTGGCTGAAAAGCTCCCGCGCTCTCATCCCCATGCCACCTGTTATAATTAACTCAACTCCTTTATTTTTTAAAAACTCAGGAATAACTCCTACTTCATGGCCCGGATTATCTATTGCCTCTTTGCTTTTTACTTTTTTATCCTCAATATCGTAAATCGTAAACTGCGGACTTCTCCCAAAATGGGGGAAAACCATATTATTTTCAGTAGCTACAGCAATTTTCAAAACATCCTCCTTCAAATATTATTATTTTCTATCTTTTCATAAAAAATAATTTTATTTATTTTCCTGATTTTCGTTTTTTTCCAGTTCCGCCAGCCTGCTTTCAATGTCTGAAATCTGGCTTTTTAAAAACTCTGCCTGATCTTTTAAAAATGCCTTCTCATCTTCTGCTGCCCCAAATCGGGAAGCGCCCTGAAAAGGGTATGGTTCCGTTCCCCGGTATGAGCCTCGTGCAGGCATTCCTGCATTTGCCCTGTACCATCCGGGAAGACCTGTTGCATAATACATATTCCTGTAGCCTCTTCCTCTTCCGAAACCGCCTCCGAAAAATCCCGGACCTCTGAAAGCGCCTCTTCCGAATGCCGGATTGGCAAAACCGGGTACGGAGTACCCCGCACAATAGCCTGCTGCCTTTCCGGTCATCGGGCCCATTCCTGCCGGTCCTGTTCCGTCTCCTCTTGGCATAATAACACCTCCTGTAAATATTAGAAAATATAATTAAAATATAAATGAACTATGGTTCAATACTATATTAATGAACCATAGTTCATTTGTCAAGATTATATCTTTTTTTTTATAAAAAAATATTTTTTACTATCCGGCCGAAAATCCTCTCTTTGCAAAACATTTTTCAAGAGCAAAATAGCCTTTATTTATATAAGCAAATGTATCCAGTTTTTCAACAGAAACGGCATCATTTTCATCCAGAATATTTTCATCCATCATACAGCTTACAACTTCCCCGAAAATAATATTTCCTCCACCTATCTTTATGATATCTGCAACCCTGCATTCATAATTTATAGGACACTCTGCAATAAGCTTCGGCTTTATAACTGATGAATCAATTTTTGTAAGACAGGTTTTTTCAAATTTGTCGACCTGTTCACCGCTGTTTTGACCACAGAAATCAACTTT
Protein-coding regions in this window:
- a CDS encoding dinitrogenase iron-molybdenum cofactor, whose amino-acid sequence is MVFPHFGRSPQFTIYDIEDKKVKSKEAIDNPGHEVGVIPEFLKNKGVELIITGGMGMRARELFSQYNIECYVGIEGVSDDVVKAYINNELEKKDSVCEPGSGKGMGVEKGECHHT
- a CDS encoding DUF5320 domain-containing protein; the encoded protein is MPRGDGTGPAGMGPMTGKAAGYCAGYSVPGFANPAFGRGAFRGPGFFGGGFGRGRGYRNMYYATGLPGWYRANAGMPARGSYRGTEPYPFQGASRFGAAEDEKAFLKDQAEFLKSQISDIESRLAELEKNENQENK
- a CDS encoding flavin reductase family protein, with translation MKKNIQPSNIIYPQPIALVTCCDSDGNDNIITIAWTSNASRVPPIVMISIGGEKYSYRLINETKEFGLNIPCSSILEKVDFCGQNSGEQVDKFEKTCLTKIDSSVIKPKLIAECPINYECRVADIIKIGGGNIIFGEVVSCMMDENILDENDAVSVEKLDTFAYINKGYFALEKCFAKRGFSAG